The uncultured Desulfuromusa sp. genome has a segment encoding these proteins:
- a CDS encoding ABC transporter ATP-binding protein has protein sequence MTTPPRLDVQNLQSFFFTQSGIIKAVNDISFSIAKGETLALVGESGCGKSMTALSLLRLLPDPGKIVRGAVFLDDRDLLRLPDIEMRRIRGNDIAMIFQEPMTSLNPVLRIGEQIAEVLRLHQGVTQQFALEQAAELLTQVGISDPVRRLRDYPHQLSGGQRQRVMIAIALACDPKLLIADEPTTALDVTIQAQIMDLLLELKQQRQMTMLLISHDLGIVAGNADKIAVMYAGQIVESGSVEKVFQNPLHPYTQGLLECIPRLGQRHNLPTIPGHIPDLKEQLSGCLFLDRCPGPCAPCGKQLPQIKEIEPDHAVRCWRY, from the coding sequence ATGACCACACCTCCACGTCTTGACGTTCAAAACCTGCAGAGCTTTTTCTTTACTCAGTCAGGCATTATCAAAGCTGTCAACGATATCTCCTTCAGCATCGCTAAAGGAGAAACACTGGCATTGGTTGGAGAATCCGGATGCGGCAAGTCGATGACGGCTTTATCGCTGTTGCGTTTACTGCCGGATCCGGGAAAGATTGTCCGTGGTGCGGTTTTTCTCGATGATCGTGATTTGTTACGCCTTCCTGATATTGAGATGAGGCGGATCCGTGGCAATGACATCGCAATGATTTTTCAGGAACCCATGACGTCCCTGAATCCTGTTTTGAGAATTGGGGAACAAATCGCCGAAGTTCTTCGTCTTCACCAGGGAGTGACCCAGCAGTTTGCTCTCGAACAAGCTGCAGAACTTTTAACCCAGGTCGGCATCTCTGACCCGGTGCGACGCCTGCGTGATTATCCCCATCAACTTTCCGGTGGACAAAGGCAGCGGGTCATGATCGCCATAGCTTTAGCCTGCGACCCGAAATTGCTGATTGCGGATGAACCCACAACCGCTCTGGATGTGACCATTCAGGCTCAAATCATGGATCTATTGCTCGAATTAAAACAACAACGGCAAATGACCATGCTTCTGATCAGTCACGATCTGGGAATTGTAGCCGGGAATGCCGATAAAATCGCGGTCATGTACGCAGGGCAGATCGTCGAGTCCGGCAGTGTCGAAAAAGTGTTCCAGAACCCCTTGCATCCCTACACTCAAGGGCTTTTAGAATGCATACCGCGCCTCGGTCAGCGGCATAACCTGCCGACGATACCAGGACATATTCCCGACTTGAAAGAACAGCTCTCAGGATGTCTGTTTCTGGATCGTTGCCCCGGTCCTTGTGCGCCCTGTGGAAAGCAATTACCTCAAATAAAAGAGATTGAACCGGACCATGCGGTTCGATGCTGGAGATATTGA
- a CDS encoding oligopeptide/dipeptide ABC transporter ATP-binding protein has translation MSLLEVKNLRKSFRIRDSLGRTSGQLVAVNDISFSVKQGETLGLVGESGCGKSTAGKLILQLLQPDSGEVLFSGEELTGLSAKQMRPYRRHLQMIFQDPFSSLNPRMTVGAILREPLLIHRLAPPRQLRDRVIELLEKVGLSAEHEQRYPHEFSGGQRQRVGIARALAVEPQLIIADEPVSALDLSVQAQILNLLQKFQKEQGLSYIFIAHDLAVIEHVSDRIAVMYLGKIVELTNAEELYKNPRHPYTEALLNAVPTPDPGHPRPAALSGEIPSPVNPPGGCYFHPRCPYADTICRQQEPRLMEIGSDHLVACHHANQVGRYRFKR, from the coding sequence GTGTCGTTACTTGAAGTAAAAAACCTGCGAAAAAGTTTTCGTATCAGGGATTCTCTTGGTCGGACATCAGGACAACTGGTTGCCGTCAATGATATCTCCTTTAGTGTAAAACAAGGAGAAACACTGGGTCTGGTTGGGGAATCCGGCTGTGGTAAATCAACCGCGGGAAAATTGATATTACAACTGCTTCAACCGGACTCAGGAGAAGTGCTTTTTTCCGGGGAAGAATTGACCGGACTCTCTGCAAAGCAGATGCGCCCGTATCGCCGCCACCTGCAGATGATTTTTCAAGATCCGTTTTCATCACTGAACCCACGGATGACTGTCGGTGCGATCTTAAGAGAGCCGTTACTGATTCATCGTCTGGCTCCTCCCCGACAGTTACGTGACCGGGTTATCGAACTGTTGGAAAAAGTTGGCCTTTCTGCAGAACATGAACAACGCTATCCCCACGAATTTTCCGGGGGGCAACGACAGAGGGTCGGCATTGCCCGGGCACTCGCTGTTGAACCTCAATTGATCATTGCCGACGAACCCGTTTCCGCCCTTGACCTGTCAGTGCAAGCACAAATATTGAATTTGCTGCAAAAATTTCAGAAGGAGCAGGGTCTCAGTTATATATTTATTGCTCACGATCTTGCGGTCATCGAACATGTCAGTGATCGTATTGCGGTCATGTATCTGGGAAAAATTGTCGAATTAACCAATGCTGAAGAATTATACAAAAATCCACGCCATCCTTACACCGAAGCATTATTGAACGCAGTCCCGACGCCCGACCCCGGCCATCCCCGGCCTGCGGCATTAAGTGGTGAAATCCCCTCCCCTGTCAATCCCCCCGGAGGGTGTTACTTTCACCCCCGTTGTCCCTATGCAGACACAATTTGTCGACAACAGGAGCCCCGGTTAATGGAAATCGGCAGTGACCACTTAGTCGCCTGCCACCATGCCAATCAGGTCGGACGCTATCGGTTCAAAAGGTAA
- a CDS encoding PHP domain-containing protein, translating to METRYVDLHLHSTCSDGYYSPEEVVALAAKAGLLAIALADHDNIDGVDAAIRAGNEVGVEVIAAVELSSQWLEYTDMHLLGYGFDFQDPYLIRALSEFQEFRAIRNRQIVERVNLKLIDEQRQPLDPDAVRKLAGGTIGRPHIALALRQAGYVSSNDQAFERYLVPCNVPKRYFPADDAIKLIHGSGGIVVLAHPPYVTRDRRKLEALVGELVGLGLDGIEVYNNGSGLEDTDWLIKLARGHDLIVTGGSDFHGDSGSMIEVGRGVRGIRVPYSCVEEIKAALEKCTVKKIFCDVVWRSK from the coding sequence ATGGAAACTAGATATGTTGATTTACATCTCCACTCAACCTGCTCGGATGGCTATTATTCCCCTGAAGAAGTCGTTGCCCTGGCTGCAAAGGCGGGCTTGCTTGCGATTGCTCTTGCAGATCATGACAATATTGATGGTGTCGATGCTGCTATCCGGGCCGGCAATGAGGTCGGGGTTGAGGTGATTGCAGCAGTCGAATTATCAAGTCAATGGCTTGAATATACCGATATGCATCTGCTGGGTTATGGTTTTGACTTTCAGGATCCCTATCTGATCCGGGCTCTGAGCGAATTTCAGGAGTTTCGGGCGATTCGGAATCGGCAAATTGTTGAACGTGTGAACCTTAAATTAATAGATGAACAGCGACAACCCCTTGACCCTGACGCGGTTCGAAAATTAGCCGGCGGAACGATTGGACGTCCACATATTGCATTGGCATTACGTCAGGCCGGATATGTCAGTAGTAATGATCAGGCTTTTGAACGCTATCTTGTCCCCTGTAATGTCCCAAAGCGCTATTTCCCCGCCGATGATGCCATCAAGCTGATTCACGGCAGTGGTGGAATTGTTGTCCTGGCTCATCCCCCCTATGTCACTCGGGATCGACGTAAACTGGAGGCGCTGGTTGGTGAATTGGTCGGGTTGGGGCTGGATGGAATAGAGGTTTATAATAATGGCTCCGGGCTGGAGGATACCGATTGGCTGATCAAACTTGCCCGTGGGCATGATTTGATTGTGACCGGTGGTTCTGATTTTCATGGAGATAGTGGGTCAATGATTGAGGTTGGCAGGGGGGTGCGTGGTATTCGGGTCCCTTATAGCTGTGTTGAAGAAATAAAAGCAGCTCTGGAAAAATGCACCGTTAAGAAAATATTCTGTGATGTCGTATGGAGGTCAAAATGA
- the ptsP gene encoding phosphoenolpyruvate--protein phosphotransferase, protein MTPIKRTKSDHSLGLSTLQDISTLILQSHDLNETIRNIVDLVALRAHSDVCSLYLLENDQETLTLKATKGLEQSAIGTISMKIGEGLTGKVAAEKRILAFEEPQKHPDYQYFAESGEEQFHTFVGIPLFDHNHSIGVLVIQTLEPHTFSEEELATLSTIAFQVASIVVNARLLDAIDRYGQQETTAPATVAEVAGAELQQPNTFRGHAAYPGVVTGPANIIDQQFGFSDIFDECNIDPPAELKRLDEALRKTRIQTLYLEKRVAEQLTQEDAAIFHTHLMILEDRGFIDRLHELIEEQHSAPYALKKVISGYLEAFGKMEDPYLRERAADMEDIGRRLLANLVGKNTEGLQLHHSGILVAKRLLPSDMAILDHSMILGMVIESNEANSHSVIMAKALGIPAIIGVKGAVSKIKPDDNLILDANSGCIYQNPEQTIIDEYARLGQEGLKEKKRLSELRNIPPVTRNGQRIYLRANIGLVSDVSVAKKHGAEGVGLYRTEFPYMARSSFPDRQDQYLLYKKVVEDFAGTPVTIRTLDIGGDKALPYFTQPDEDNPFMGWRSVRVSLDNREIFQTQIEAILMAAYHGPIRLLFPMISNMDEIRTCKVIVNEAMENLRKEKIPFAEDIPLGAMIEVPAAVRLAPHLAKEVDFFALGTNDLIQYLLAADRSNPRVQKYYDPLHPAVLLSINGLVQATRENKVELCVCGEMATDPACLLALIGLGIHEFSLSAPYIPRLKNFINRVDTVAAEQLVQSLLLEADSSSIRKALDGAIRNLPVTDFSVVKPSIAN, encoded by the coding sequence ATGACACCAATAAAAAGAACCAAATCTGACCATAGTCTTGGGCTGAGCACTCTACAGGACATCAGTACCCTTATTCTTCAATCCCATGACCTCAACGAAACCATCCGTAACATTGTTGACCTGGTTGCCTTGCGCGCCCATTCTGACGTTTGCTCTCTATATTTACTTGAAAATGATCAGGAAACACTGACACTGAAAGCAACTAAAGGGCTGGAGCAATCCGCTATTGGGACCATCAGCATGAAAATTGGTGAAGGTCTGACGGGAAAAGTGGCCGCAGAAAAAAGAATTCTGGCTTTTGAAGAGCCACAAAAACACCCTGATTACCAGTATTTTGCAGAATCGGGAGAAGAGCAGTTTCATACTTTTGTCGGCATCCCCCTGTTTGATCACAATCATTCCATCGGTGTGTTGGTTATCCAGACCCTCGAGCCTCATACCTTTTCGGAAGAGGAGTTGGCAACACTATCAACCATTGCGTTTCAGGTCGCATCCATCGTTGTCAATGCCCGTCTTCTGGACGCTATAGATCGCTACGGGCAACAAGAAACGACCGCTCCAGCGACCGTCGCTGAAGTCGCCGGGGCAGAACTCCAACAACCCAACACCTTTCGGGGCCATGCTGCATATCCAGGGGTTGTGACCGGACCGGCGAACATCATCGATCAGCAATTTGGATTCTCTGATATCTTTGACGAATGCAATATTGATCCACCTGCTGAGTTAAAGCGACTGGATGAAGCTTTACGTAAAACCCGCATCCAGACACTTTACCTTGAAAAACGGGTTGCGGAACAATTGACCCAGGAAGATGCAGCAATTTTTCACACTCACCTGATGATCCTTGAGGATCGTGGTTTTATTGATCGGCTCCATGAACTGATCGAAGAACAACACAGCGCCCCCTATGCTTTAAAAAAGGTCATCAGCGGCTATCTGGAAGCCTTTGGAAAGATGGAAGATCCTTATCTGCGTGAGCGTGCTGCCGACATGGAAGATATCGGTCGCCGTCTGCTTGCTAATCTGGTTGGCAAGAATACCGAGGGTTTGCAATTGCACCATAGCGGAATCCTGGTCGCCAAAAGATTATTACCGTCAGATATGGCTATCCTGGATCACAGTATGATTCTGGGAATGGTGATTGAATCGAATGAAGCCAACTCACACTCTGTCATCATGGCCAAAGCTCTGGGCATACCGGCGATCATTGGAGTCAAAGGTGCGGTTTCAAAGATCAAACCGGATGACAACCTGATTCTGGATGCCAATTCCGGCTGTATCTACCAAAACCCTGAGCAGACCATCATTGATGAATATGCCCGACTCGGACAGGAGGGGCTGAAGGAAAAAAAACGTCTTAGTGAATTGCGCAACATTCCCCCTGTCACCAGAAACGGACAACGTATTTATTTGCGCGCCAATATCGGTCTGGTCAGTGATGTCAGTGTCGCAAAAAAACACGGAGCAGAGGGAGTCGGTCTCTACAGAACTGAATTTCCCTATATGGCTCGCAGCAGTTTTCCAGATCGACAGGACCAATATCTGCTGTATAAAAAAGTCGTTGAAGATTTTGCGGGAACCCCTGTGACGATACGAACTCTGGATATTGGTGGAGATAAAGCGCTCCCCTATTTTACTCAGCCGGATGAAGACAATCCGTTTATGGGATGGCGCTCAGTCCGGGTCAGCTTGGACAATCGTGAGATTTTCCAGACCCAGATAGAAGCCATTCTCATGGCGGCATACCACGGGCCAATCCGACTTTTATTCCCGATGATTTCCAACATGGATGAAATCCGCACCTGTAAAGTCATTGTTAACGAAGCAATGGAAAATTTACGCAAAGAAAAGATTCCTTTTGCTGAAGATATTCCTCTGGGTGCAATGATTGAAGTGCCTGCAGCAGTCCGCCTGGCTCCGCATCTGGCGAAAGAAGTTGATTTTTTTGCTTTGGGAACGAATGATTTGATTCAGTACCTGCTTGCTGCTGACCGGTCAAACCCTCGGGTTCAGAAATACTACGATCCGCTGCACCCTGCCGTCTTGCTGTCTATCAATGGTTTGGTTCAGGCGACCCGCGAAAATAAAGTTGAACTTTGCGTCTGTGGGGAAATGGCAACCGATCCTGCCTGCTTGTTGGCTTTAATTGGCCTGGGAATTCATGAATTTTCCCTCTCAGCACCCTACATTCCGCGGTTAAAAAACTTTATCAACAGGGTCGATACGGTTGCCGCTGAACAACTGGTCCAATCCTTATTGTTAGAAGCAGACAGCAGCAGTATCCGCAAAGCTCTTGATGGCGCTATTCGAAATCTTCCTGTGACCGATTTCTCAGTCGTCAAACCTTCAATAGCAAACTAA